A segment of the Corvus moneduloides isolate bCorMon1 chromosome 31, bCorMon1.pri, whole genome shotgun sequence genome:
TCCTGTTCCcgtcccatcccagtgtccctgtccTCCCCCCACCCggtcccctccctgtccccattctgtccctgctgtccccggTCCCCGTCCCCACTCACCGGCAGCTCCGTCGGTGCCGGGGTGGCCCTGGGGCCGCCCTTAAATCCCCGCAGCCGGGGAGGTGACAGGGGCAGGTGACAGGGGCAGGTGACAGGTCGGTGACAGGTCGGTGACAGGGCCGGTGCCATCACCGGCAGTGGGGCCGGTTCTCCCGGTCCCCACCCGGCCCCGCGTGGGTGGgggtggctggggaggggacacgggaccgacacggggacaggggacacgtgggggacatggggggggggatatggggacactgggggggacTTGGGGACACGGAGATATGTGAACATGTGGGGGAACATTAGGACACTGCGGGGACTTGGGGACACTGCGGGGGACTTGGGGACACGGAGGgcagggggacatggggaggcagggggatgtggggatttgaggacagggggacatggggatgctgggaggggacatggggacagagAGGGCACATGGAGATCTTGGGacaggggacattgggggacacaggggggacaaagggacaggggctgggaggTCCCAGGGGGTCTCAGGGGGTCACTGGGGAGTCCCGGGGGATCACAGAAGGGTGACAGGGGGGCCACCGGGGGTCACCGGGGTCATTGCGGGGCTCCCTGAGGGGGGCCACAGGGGACTTACAGGAGGGTCACTGTGGTCACTCGGGTCACGGGacccccgtgtccctgctgtccccgtGACCTTTGACCCGGAGCGGGGGCGGGTGAGTCATTTCCCGCCACCCCCGCGGGGGCGTGGTTTCCACCGGGTGGGCGTGGCCCCGGTGAGTGGGCGGGACCCTctgcggggcgggggcggggcctgcgGGGAGCGCGGGCGGGGATTGGGCGGGGATCGCTCGGGGGGCGGGGCCCGCGGGGAGCGCGGGCGGGGATtgggcgggggcggggccccGGTGGCGGCGGAAGGGGGCGGGGCCTGCGTGGCGCGCTCCGGCGGGCGGCGATGGTGAGcggggtcccggtgccgggggggtttgggggcccCCCCCTCGACTCGCGATCCTCCCGAGcaccccccgtgtcccctctcgACCCCTCCTGAACCCCCTGGCCcgccccgggacccccctgagCCGCCCCGCGGCCACCGCCACCCTCTCATGtcccccccccgggaccccgcTGTGTCCCCCGCGTGTCGCCGGGACGCCCCCGGCCCTCCtgtcctccccaccccccacccccccccgcAATGCTCCTCCTCTGATCGCCCCGTGCCGCTCCCCGACCCCTCCGGACTCCAGGaccccccccaggacccccgagcccccccgtgacccccccaaagcccccctgaccccctctgtcccccccccccagctgtTCTACTCCTTCTTCAAGTCCCTGGTGGGGAAGGACGTGGTCGTGGAGCTCAAGAACGACCTGAGGTGAGGGGGAGGCTCgggacccccagaacccccccgggaccccatAGAGACCCCCACAGACCCCCCCCGAACGGACCCCCAGGGACTCCTCCAGACCCTCCATAAAACTCTCCGGGAACCCCCCATGGGCATCCTCAGGAACCCCCCCGGtacccccaaagccccccacAGACCCCCCATAAGCCCCCCCATATCCCCCCCCGGGGACCCCATAGagaccccccagccccccgtgCATCCCCCTCCCAACGCCCCCACCAAACCCCCCCTGGACCCCCCTGCGaccccccaaaactcccagggtccccccaaacccccctgtgTCTCTTCCCAGCATCTGCGGGACCCTGCACTCCGTCGATCAGGTGAgtgggggtccccgggggggccccggggggCTCTGGAGGGGCTTTGGAGAGGCCTCTGaccccccctgctccccccccCAGTACCTGAACATCAAACTGACCGACATCAGCGTCACCGACCCCGAGAAGTACCCGCACATGGTGAGGGGTCTGGGGTCCGGGGAGTCGGGGGGTGtccggggggccggggggggtctgggggaggctgggagggCCTAAGGGGGTTCTGGGTGGGGCAGAGGGGGTctggaggggtctgggggtctCAGGGGGAATCTCAGTGATTTTGGGAGGGTCTCGGTGAGTTCAGGGGAtcggagggggggggggggttcagGGAATTCGGGGGTCTCAGGGGGTCTctgctcccccccccccagctttCGGTCAAGAACTGCTTCATCCGCGGCTCCGTGGTTCGCTATGTCCAGCTCCCGGCCGACGAGGTGgacacacagctgctgcaggacgCGGCGCGCAAGGAGGcgctgcagcagaagcagtgaCCCTCCCCCAAATCCGgggggacccctccccaaatccgAGGGGACGCCCCAAAATTCAAGGGAGTCCCACGGCCCATTTCCACAACCCCAATAAATGCCCGCCCCCTGCCCTGTTCTCCATGTGTGTGGCTCTCCCGGTCGGCTGGGGGTTGATTTTTGGGTGCTTTTgaggtgattttggggtggtttcgGGTATCTCCCACCCCCCATTTTTCGGGGTCGCGGAGGGTTTGCACCGCCGGGCCGCTGGGGGGCGCAGAGCGCGGCGGGTGCGGCGCTCGCTCCGGGACGCTCGGTGGCACCGGAGGTTCCGCCCTCGCCAGCGAGCGCCAGCCAATGGCGGGCCGAGATGGGCGGGGCTCTGCGCATGCGCCGCGCGCGCCGCCCCACGTGTCTCCTCCCGCCGCGGCCGCCTCAGGTACCGGGGGAGGCGGGGAGGCCACGTGACCACCGGAGATTTtccccccccccgggacccccgctGGGACCCCCCATTCTCCCTCGGTGCCCCCCAGGTGCTCCCCGAGACCCCTGCACCGACACCGCCCGGCACCGGCCCCCGGCGCTCCCCACAGCACGGCCCCCCCCGCCCACGGCCCTAAGCctcccccgggacccccggaACCCACTCGGCACCCCCCGAacaccccccgggacccccaagCACTTCCCAGGACCCCTAAACACCGCCCGGCACCGCTTCCCGGCCCCCCCACCTGCAGCCCTGACGCCCCCGGTGACCgccagcccccccccccccgttttGTCCCCCCAGCCATGGCCGCCCCtccggtgctgctgctgccgccccCCCCCGCCGACGCCGCCGCCCGCCGGGTGCTGATCGCCGCCCGCTTCGGGCCGGGCCCCCCGCCGCGCGTGGAGCGGGTGCCCGGGGGGGTCCCCGCGGCCGGGACCCCCGCGCTGCCCGCGCTGCGCACCCCCGGGGGGGCCCTGCTGggccccggcgccgccgcgCTCTTCCTGAGCCCCCCCCGGCTGCGCGGCACGGCCCCCCCCGAGGCCGCCCTGGTGCGGCAGTGGGTGGCCTTCGCCGAGGGCGACCTGGCCACGGCCGCGGCCATCGCGCTGGGGGGGCCCCCCGAGGTGAGGGGGGGGCCTGGGGGTGACACATGGCGGGGGTACAgaggggccggggaggggggacaggtgggatttgggggtggggacaggggccCCGAGGTGGGGGGGGGCAGcctgggggtttttggggggtgaCAAATGGGGGTGGGGAGGCTGCGGGCGGCATATGAGGGGATAtggaggggggctgggggggaggTTGGGGGTCCCtgacccccccgtgcccccccagGCCCGTGcccgggggctgcaggagctgcgccgggggctgggggctctcGAGGCCCACCTGAGCGGCCGCTCCTTCCTGGTGGGGGACGGCGTCACCCTGGCCGATGTCACCGTGGCCTGCGCCCTGCTGGCCCCGTTCACGCAGGTGAGACCCCCCCGAAtgctcccgggacccccaggAATTCCCCCCCCATCATCCCTGACCCCTCCGACCCCCTGTGCCATCCCCCGACCCTCCCGTGTCCCCTTTTGTCCCCATGACCCCTCTGAGCTCCTTTCCCCCGATGTCCCTGTGACCCCCCCGTCACTGTGcccccccccgtgtccctgtgcccccccccgatgtccctctgtgcccccccagGTGCTGGACGCCCCCTCCCGCGCCCCGTTCCCGGCGGTCACTCGCTGGTTCCTGGGCTGTGTCCGGCTTCCTGAGTTCCGGGCGGAGCTGGGGGACGTGCGGCTCTGCGGGGGGGGGGACCCCACGCCcgccccccccgggacccccggtgagtgtggggagggggggccACGGGCACGGGGGGTGGGGATTTGGAGGGGGACAAAGAGTGACCCCCCCCTTCTCGCTGTGTCCAGGGGAGCAACCCCAGGGGGTCTCCAGGGGTCCTGGTCCGGgggggccgggccaggccgaGCCCCCCCCCGCCAAGAGCGCGGCGCAGCTGAAGAAGGAGGCGAAGAAACGGGAGAAACTGGAGAAATTCcagcagaaacaggagaaaaaccgggagctgcaggtgagggGGGCCTGGGGGGGAGTCCCTGGGGGTCTCTGGGGAGGTCCCTGGAGGTCCCTGAGGGTCCCtgacccccccgtgcccccccagGCCCAGGCCCAGGCCAAGGCCAAGCCCAGCCGGGCCCGGcgggagctgcaggggctgcgCTATGAgacccccaccccccccggCTGCAAGAAGGGTATGGGGGGCTTTGGGAGGTCGGGGGGGGGGGCTCCAGTGGCATTTGGGGGTGgttgggggctctgggggggggCTCAGAGGGGGTTGTTAGGGTGTCTGTGGAGGCTATGGGGGTATTGGGAGAGTTTGGGGGGGCTTTAGGTGGGTCTGGGGGGGGGCTTTGGGGTGCagagggggctcaggggggtactcagggtctgggggggctcaagggggtctgggggtggacacgggggtctgggggctcaggggggtctgggggtgggGTCTGAGCCCCATTTaaccccccccgggacccctccccagATGTGGGGGGGCCCCTCCCCGAGAGCTACAGCCCAGCCTACGTGGAGGCGGCCTGGTACAGCTGGTGGGAGAAGGAGGGGTTCTTCCGGCCGGAATGTGGGGTGAGTGGGGGTccgggggggcccgggggggcctggggggtccgggtgcagctgctgggagaaggaggggcTCTTCCGCCGCgaatttggggtttggggggggtcctgggggagtctgaagggatttgggggggagtTGGGGGGTCCTTGGGGGTCCCCAagcccccctgaccccccccatGCCCCCCCAGCGCTCCCTGGACACCCCCAACCCCCGGGGGGTGTTCGTGATgtgcctccccccccccaacGTGACGGGGACGCTGCACCTGGGCCATGCCCTGACCGTGGCCATCCAGGATACGCTGACCCGCTGGTGAGTGACCACTGACCCGCTGGTGAGTGACCACTGAGCAGTGGCGACCGCCGGGCACACACAGGAGTGACCACCAGTGACCACTGGGGATCCGGggagtgtccccagtgtccccagtgtccccgatgtccccgaCAGGCACCGGATGCGGGGACTGACCACGCTGTGGGCACC
Coding sequences within it:
- the LSM2 gene encoding U6 snRNA-associated Sm-like protein LSm2, which produces MLFYSFFKSLVGKDVVVELKNDLSICGTLHSVDQYLNIKLTDISVTDPEKYPHMLSVKNCFIRGSVVRYVQLPADEVDTQLLQDAARKEALQQKQ